A window of Variovorax sp. HW608 genomic DNA:
TTGCGCTCGTAGAAGGCGCGGTTGTTGGTCGCCTGCGCGAGCAGGAACATCAGCACGAGGCCGATGGCCGTGACCATCGCCGCGCCGACGCCGATGGCCCAGCGGACCGCGCGCGAACGCCGCGCCGCCGGCGACCTGGAGCCGCCGCGCGATGCGATGCTCACTTCGCCTTCTCCAGCGGCAGGCGGGCGCTTTTCTCGATGGAGATGTTCCAGTCGGGCTGGCCACCCAGGCCGCCGATCTGGAGCTGGAACGGCCTCGGCAGTTGCGAGGTGTCGAGGCGGAAGCGGAAGGTCACCGGATGATCCGGCGCGTCGCCGATGTCGGACAGATCGCCAAGGCGCATCCGGCCGACCCGCCGCACCCCTTCGAGGGCATCGGCGAGGGTCTCGAAATTCTGGTTCAGCGAAACGCCGAACCCGGCATTGGTGATGGGCACGGGCGATACGTTGAGGCGCCACCGGCGGCTGAGCGGCTGGTAGGCGAGCCGCATGTGCCGCACGGCTTGCGCCACTTTAAGGTCTGTCCAATACCAGCGTTCGCGGTAGACCTCGGCCTCGGCCACGAAATAGATCGCGATGCCCTTTTCCAGCACCTCCTCGACCAGGGCGGGCAGTTCGAACTGGACCTGGGCGGTGAGGTAGATGCCGTCGTCCGCCTGCTCGAGCCGCATCTGGGTGACGGATGCGCCGTGCGGTTCGGCGAAGACGGCGCCAGGGAACCATGCGAGACACCAGGCGAGCACCAGCAGTACG
This region includes:
- a CDS encoding DUF4390 domain-containing protein, with translation MAVLLVLAWCLAWFPGAVFAEPHGASVTQMRLEQADDGIYLTAQVQFELPALVEEVLEKGIAIYFVAEAEVYRERWYWTDLKVAQAVRHMRLAYQPLSRRWRLNVSPVPITNAGFGVSLNQNFETLADALEGVRRVGRMRLGDLSDIGDAPDHPVTFRFRLDTSQLPRPFQLQIGGLGGQPDWNISIEKSARLPLEKAK